The Vibrio rhizosphaerae genome contains the following window.
TCCAGTGCCGTCGCGAACTGTTCATATTGCCCCAGTTCGACCATCGCTTCGGGGAAAATCATATCGGCACCGGCTTCAACACAAGCGATCGCCCGTTCAATCGCCTTTTCCATCCCCTCAACGGCTAAAGCATCGGTTCGCGCCATGATGACAAAATCATCATCGGTACGCGCATCCACTGCGGCCTTAATTCTGTCGGCCATCTCATCACAGCTGACTATCGCTTTATTGGGGCGATGCCCGCATCGTTTTTGCAGCACTTGGTCTTCAATATGAACTGCCGCGGCCCCTGCTTTTTCCATCGCCCGGATGGTTCTGGCAATGCTGAACGCGCCGCCGAATCCGGTATCGATATCCACCAGCAGCGGTAAATCACTTGCATTGGTAATCCGTTCAACATCGACCAACACATCATTGAGTGTCGTGATCCCGAGATCGGGCACTCCGTAAGATGCATTGGCAACACCGCCACCGGAAAGATAAATCGCCTGATGTCCGATTTGTTGCGCCATCATGGCACAATACGGATTAATCGTACCGACGATTTTCAACGGCTGGTTGTCCCTGACGGCGGCTCTGAATTTGTTACCCGGACTCTTCATGATGGTTCTCCCTGTTCGGACAGCATATGGACTTCAATCAGTTTCCGACTGCCCGCGATATGACGCCGCATCAACATTTCCGCCAACTCCTCATCCCCTTCCCGGATTGCCTTCAGGATAAACTGGTGCTCCCCGAGCGCTTCTTCGGGCTGACTGTGAGCACGGGGCGATTGATAACGAAACATGCGTAATAGATGGTACAACTCATCACACAATAGTCGGATAAGCTGTTGATTACGGCTGGCTTTGATAATGCAATAATGGAAATCGAAGTCGCCATGCTGATGAAAATAGGATGCACCTTCGATGTGACTGAGATGTTGCGCATGTTTTTCTAACAGTGCTTCTAAATTGATCAACTCCGCCGGAGTCATATATCGGGCAGCAAGTCGGGCGGCCATGCCTTCGAGGGCTTCCCGCACCGCATACAGCTCAATCAATTTTTCATAAGACAGTGCAATCACTCTCGCCCCGACATGCGGGATCCGTTCGATCAGGCCAAGCCCTTCCAGTCGCATTAATGCTTCCCGCAATGGGCCACGGCTCACCTGAAACTGGCGGGCAAGGCTGGGTTCGGAGATTTTACTGCCGGGGGCAATCTCACCCTGAACAATCGCTTCAATCAAATAATCCGTCAGATGTTCTGATTTGGTATTGTCTTTCTCTGGCTGAATTAAATCGGTCGCTTGATCCACTGTTATCTCGCTTTTGATGAGGTCTTTTAACTGAACATGCCTAAAAAATAGCCGAATCACGGACCTGAGCGCAAGCAAATTGTTGACAATTTAGACTAATGTCTAACCATTATTATTTGATACAAAAATAACGAGATGCATAAATTAAATAAAAACAATAAGATAATTTTAAGCAAACACACACCCGCTAAAAATTGTCAACAATATAACCGAATTCATCGACTTTATATGCATATCGACATCACGGACAGGTCAGGTACCGATCAAGTCAATCGTTACTGGTGTGAATGGATATGAGTGGATATGAATGATGCGAAAAAATGAAACTGAGAGCTGTGCAATACAAAATTTGACTGACCGCAAGAGATGGTCTTGATTGCTCTGTTATGGTCAATACCCAACAGAGCAAAGGAGGGATAAAAAATCGCTGAAAATAAACAACGCTGAACCATGATATGTTCCTGCATGCTCAACAATCCAGCGATCACTCAATGGGGGTCAGGCGGCGGGTTTAGCTTTCCAGTCAGGATTAATCAATGAGGTCAGGTAGTGATCTTCCCACTGACCATTAATCAACAGAAAATCTTTCATCTCTCCTTCATACTGAAACCCGAGCCGCTTCAGCACAGCTTCACTGCGTTGATTTCGCGGCATGTATGTTGCGCAGATCCGGTGCATGTGCTGCGCTTCAAACATAAACCGACAAGCCATGGTTAATGCCCGGGTCATAATCCCTTTGCCCTGTGCACTTTCAGCCAATGAATAACCGACATAGCAGCTATGAACCGGAAACCGTGAAATTTGGCTAAATGAGATCGTTCCGACCATTTCATCGGTAGACATATCGAAAATCAGCAGATAAAACCCAAGCGCCATCGTTTCTAATTCCCGGAGTTTAATCAGACGCTGTGCCCAGCCTTGCTCAAGAAAGAATTCCTCGTCCCGCTTCGGCTCCCACGGTGTCAGGTAGCGACGGTTCACATTGAAATACCGGGCAATCGTTCTGGCATCATCAATACGGGCCGAACGAAGCACGATATCACCATCGACATCATAGACTTGTTTATACATAAATTATTTCGCGTCCTTGTTGCTTGTCGCTCCGGGAGAGTCCGCCTCAATCCAAGGCAATTGCTATCCCGAAGCGATTAATGTTTCCGAATATCGTAATCCCGCAATTTATTGGCAATTGAGGTATGAGAGACATTCAATCGTTTTGCCAGCTTGCGACTTGAAGGGAATGACTGATAGAGCCGCTCTAACACTTTGGCTTCATAGTCTTTCATGATGTCATCCAGAGAACCATCGAGGTTCACCAGTCCGATTCCGCCATTGACGGCTTCCACACCGGGCAGATGGAAATAGTCGATTTTTAACTCGTCATCCGGCATTTCAGTCAAGGCTCTTAGCACCATATTATCCAACTGGCGCATGTTACCGGGCCACTGATAGTGGGACAGCTGTTCAATGAGTGATTCATCGTAGTGAGGTTTGGCCATTCCCATATGGCGGACATGCTTGGCAATAAAGAGTTCCAGCAATGGCTGCACATCACTGGGCCGGTCACGCAGTGGCGGAATCGACAAGGTCAGCACATTCAAGCGATAAAACAGGTCTTCACGGAACTTATCCGATTCGGCCAAAGTCGCCAGATTATGTCGCGTTGAAGCGATCACCCGGACATCAACGTGAATTTCATGTTCTTCGCCGACCCGGCGGAATGTCCCATCCTGAAGAAAACGTAAAAGCTTAATCTGAAGATGTGCGCTCATTTCACCGATTTCATCAAGAAACACGGTGCCACCATTCGCCTGCTCAAAAATGCCCTTGTGCCCTTCACGATGATTGAAAGACCCCGGGGCATGACCGAATAATTCAGTTTCGGCGACATCATCCGGCATCGACGCACAGCTCACCACCAGAAATGGTCTCGATGAACGTTCCGAACGATTATGACAAGCTTTCGCCAGCATTTCTTTGCCGGTACCGGTCTCGCCTTCAATCAGCAAAGGTTGGTCCAGCATTGCCAGTTTTTTTGCCTGATTGATCAGATGCTTATGTCGGTTGGAAATTCCGACGAAATGTTCAAATCCCAGCTCACTGTGAATCGGTAATTGTGGATATTGTATCTCATGATGGAGCTGTCTCGCCCGTAGGATCACCATAGCGCTGGCCAGAATGGACTCCTTCGACTCACTCTGAATGTAAACAGGCATGATTTCTAATACATAGTCCAGACCATTCAGCACAATGTCCTCGCGCTGACGGGATTTACTCCCCTCAAGCCAACGGGCAAAATTAAAGGCATGAACCAAGGTTGAAATGGCATGACCGATGACTTCGTTTTGCGACTTATTCAGCAATGATAAAGCGGCATGGTTGGCCGTATCGACAAAGCCTTTTAAATCAATAGCCAACACGGCATCCGGTAGGTTATTCAGCAGTGAAACCAATTCCGTGTTATGTCGTTCCATTGGCATAAACTGAATTTTCCGGACATCTTTCACGCCTGAAATCATCCGAATTTGAGCCATCAGTTCACTAAACGTCGCGAAATCAATATCCGGGCAATTCAGATAAATAATGCCGGAAATATCAATTTCAATCCCTCTTAAATCGATATTTCTGGAGACCAGAATATCCAGCAACTCTCGGGTCAAGCCGAGCCGGTCTTCACAAAAGACTTCTAGACGCACAAAAAGCAACCCAAATGTGTAAGGAAAAGTTGACAGTAGTTTCTATCAACACTGAATCTCCGTCAAGTGACAAACATGCCCCGATAAAGATCGATGCATAAATATCACAATTTCAAGGGAGGCTTCCTGATTACATCGCTTGTCGATCAACCGAATGCAAGGTATGACCAATCATAAAATGACCATCCGGGCACGACCGGGATGGTCATCAATCGATCGGATCGTATGATTTGATTAAGGCTTTTTCACCAGTGCAAGCACTCTCGAAACAATCGCTTTTCTGACACGGGTCAGTTTCGCTTTCCGCTCAGGAACCCATGGCAATGGCCGCAGTAGTGTGACCGCCTGAAGTCCTAGACGTGCGGTAAGAATCCCAACCCCGACCCCTTGCCCGGCCCGGGCTGATATTTTTCCGGCCAGTCCTGCCGAAAGCAGGTCGGTTCCGGCATCAATGGCAATTTCACTGGCACCGGCAGCGGCCATGTTGACAAACATGGTTCGCAATAACCGGATCCGTGACCAATAACCCAGCCGCACGCCGTACAAATCAGACAGCCGGTTAATCATCGCCAGATTACGCCACGCCACCAACAACATATCGGTGATCGCCAACGGGCTGACCGCAACGAGTGCAGCAGATTCAGTGGCATAGCGGGAAATCAGCTGGATCGCTTTGTCATCAAGATGCTTGAGGACAAAGACATCAAATAAGGCCAAAACTTCCCCATCGTTGTACGCTGCATTCAGATGCTTTTCCCATTCAGCCACATGCTGAGATTCAATCGCCGGCGCTGAACCATTCGAGCCCGCCTCATCAATCATTTTACGGCATAATTCCGTCGCCTGACCGACACGCTGTGACTGAATCAAGGCTTCGGCTTCCGCTTGGCGAGTGAAGTGTTTTCGCAATGAGCGCAGCGTGAACCACTCTTTCAGCAACTGGCTGAGGCCAACGCCGGCGATCGCTGTCACCAGCGCCGCCCATCCCAGTGTTAACCATTCACCGTTCTGATATGCCGCCGTAATCGTGTCAACAGCTTGCCAACCGACGAGACCAATAAAAGCACTGCCACTCAGTCGCCAGAACCAAGGGGATTGATTCCGGGGCCGAATCACTGTGTCGAGATCGACGTCATCTGATTCAGTCAGTAACGATGGTGACACCGATTCAGGTGTAAATGTGGCCTCATCAAACTGCTGTTGCGCCAACAGCGATGCGGTTTTGTCATGTGAGGATTCCAAATCTTGTTGAAAGACTCGTTTCGGTTGATAAGGTGTCATCGCAATTTATCTCCGATTAAATACTCCAGTACCGTATCCAGACGAATATGAGGAAGCGGCTGCCGGGAGTCAGATATCTGTGGGCGGAATTCGGTAAAATCAAACTGCTGTGATTGCCAAAATGCCGGGGATGGGAGTTTGTCCGGGACTTCTCCCGGGAACAGGGTGACATTGTCTCCGCTAAGTGTCGTCCCCTGAATCGCGTGCATACGCCCTTCCGGTGCTGAGATATATCCAGCTTGTGTCGCCTGAACAGACGCTAAAGTCATACATTCCATCGCCACATTGTCATAAGCGACATCCTGCCAGACCGGCTGAATCATCTGATTCAGCAAATGCAGCAAATGGACATGTTGGTCCGGTGTCACATGATCGGCCTTGGTGGCAGCAAACAGCACCTTATCGATTTTTGGGGAAAACAGCCGGGACAACAAACCACTCCGGCCATATTTAAAGCTTTGCAACAGCTGTACCAACGCATGTTGCATATCGACAAATGCATCATGTCCGGCGTTAAGCGGACTCAGGCAATCCACCAACACCACTTGACGATCAAACGTGGAAAAATATTCCCGGTAAAAGTGGCGCACCACCTTGGTCTGATACTCGTGGTAACGCGCTTTGAGCATGTCATAGTTGGTGATATGCCGTTGTGACCGTGAACGCCGAGCCCCCTGTTCCTCGGGCGGGAAACACGGAAAGAACTGCAAGACCGGCGCACCGGCCAGTTCTCCCGGTAAAACAAAACGCCCCGGCTGTACCCAGTGAAATCCTTCCGCTTTACAACGGTGCAGGTACGTGG
Protein-coding sequences here:
- the prpB gene encoding methylisocitrate lyase, whose product is MKSPGNKFRAAVRDNQPLKIVGTINPYCAMMAQQIGHQAIYLSGGGVANASYGVPDLGITTLNDVLVDVERITNASDLPLLVDIDTGFGGAFSIARTIRAMEKAGAAAVHIEDQVLQKRCGHRPNKAIVSCDEMADRIKAAVDARTDDDFVIMARTDALAVEGMEKAIERAIACVEAGADMIFPEAMVELGQYEQFATALEDAAGRPIPILANITEFGQTPLYDCDVLAGAKVSMVLYPLSAFRAMNQAAEMVYQHLLTTGNQQALLPQMQTRQALYDYLNYHTYEDKLDQLFSDRHP
- a CDS encoding GntR family transcriptional regulator — encoded protein: MKSEITVDQATDLIQPEKDNTKSEHLTDYLIEAIVQGEIAPGSKISEPSLARQFQVSRGPLREALMRLEGLGLIERIPHVGARVIALSYEKLIELYAVREALEGMAARLAARYMTPAELINLEALLEKHAQHLSHIEGASYFHQHGDFDFHYCIIKASRNQQLIRLLCDELYHLLRMFRYQSPRAHSQPEEALGEHQFILKAIREGDEELAEMLMRRHIAGSRKLIEVHMLSEQGEPS
- the rimJ gene encoding ribosomal protein S5-alanine N-acetyltransferase, whose amino-acid sequence is MYKQVYDVDGDIVLRSARIDDARTIARYFNVNRRYLTPWEPKRDEEFFLEQGWAQRLIKLRELETMALGFYLLIFDMSTDEMVGTISFSQISRFPVHSCYVGYSLAESAQGKGIMTRALTMACRFMFEAQHMHRICATYMPRNQRSEAVLKRLGFQYEGEMKDFLLINGQWEDHYLTSLINPDWKAKPAA
- the tyrR gene encoding transcriptional regulator TyrR, coding for MRLEVFCEDRLGLTRELLDILVSRNIDLRGIEIDISGIIYLNCPDIDFATFSELMAQIRMISGVKDVRKIQFMPMERHNTELVSLLNNLPDAVLAIDLKGFVDTANHAALSLLNKSQNEVIGHAISTLVHAFNFARWLEGSKSRQREDIVLNGLDYVLEIMPVYIQSESKESILASAMVILRARQLHHEIQYPQLPIHSELGFEHFVGISNRHKHLINQAKKLAMLDQPLLIEGETGTGKEMLAKACHNRSERSSRPFLVVSCASMPDDVAETELFGHAPGSFNHREGHKGIFEQANGGTVFLDEIGEMSAHLQIKLLRFLQDGTFRRVGEEHEIHVDVRVIASTRHNLATLAESDKFREDLFYRLNVLTLSIPPLRDRPSDVQPLLELFIAKHVRHMGMAKPHYDESLIEQLSHYQWPGNMRQLDNMVLRALTEMPDDELKIDYFHLPGVEAVNGGIGLVNLDGSLDDIMKDYEAKVLERLYQSFPSSRKLAKRLNVSHTSIANKLRDYDIRKH
- a CDS encoding YcjF family protein, with the protein product MTPYQPKRVFQQDLESSHDKTASLLAQQQFDEATFTPESVSPSLLTESDDVDLDTVIRPRNQSPWFWRLSGSAFIGLVGWQAVDTITAAYQNGEWLTLGWAALVTAIAGVGLSQLLKEWFTLRSLRKHFTRQAEAEALIQSQRVGQATELCRKMIDEAGSNGSAPAIESQHVAEWEKHLNAAYNDGEVLALFDVFVLKHLDDKAIQLISRYATESAALVAVSPLAITDMLLVAWRNLAMINRLSDLYGVRLGYWSRIRLLRTMFVNMAAAGASEIAIDAGTDLLSAGLAGKISARAGQGVGVGILTARLGLQAVTLLRPLPWVPERKAKLTRVRKAIVSRVLALVKKP
- a CDS encoding YcjX family GTP-binding protein, with product MRQIGQDVSELIQRGLDANIKIAVTGLSRAGKTAFITSLLNQIQYLSTHRHLPFLAASQQQRIIGTKRIPQRNLMVSRFDYEKAISAIQHQPPFWPEPTRDVSETRVAVKYRPAKRSKRLLGKSLTLSIDLIDYPGEWLLDLPLLEMSYEQWSAQQIQQLSGHRNALAEAWLEQSQALDLNAEADEQRLADIATIYTTYLHRCKAEGFHWVQPGRFVLPGELAGAPVLQFFPCFPPEEQGARRSRSQRHITNYDMLKARYHEYQTKVVRHFYREYFSTFDRQVVLVDCLSPLNAGHDAFVDMQHALVQLLQSFKYGRSGLLSRLFSPKIDKVLFAATKADHVTPDQHVHLLHLLNQMIQPVWQDVAYDNVAMECMTLASVQATQAGYISAPEGRMHAIQGTTLSGDNVTLFPGEVPDKLPSPAFWQSQQFDFTEFRPQISDSRQPLPHIRLDTVLEYLIGDKLR